In the bacterium genome, one interval contains:
- a CDS encoding four helix bundle protein, with translation MEPRSIADHKDLDAWKVARSLVSDVYVATRALPEDERFGLTSQMRRAAVSIPCNIAEGYGRGAKQEYIRFLRIARGSAAELETQIMLCEDLGYRLDCLALHDSLARCRQLLNGLLRSLQ, from the coding sequence ATGGAGCCGCGATCCATTGCAGATCACAAGGATCTGGATGCCTGGAAGGTCGCGCGGAGCCTGGTCAGCGACGTGTACGTCGCCACTCGCGCCCTGCCTGAAGATGAGCGCTTCGGCCTGACCAGTCAGATGCGCCGGGCTGCGGTCTCCATTCCCTGCAACATCGCCGAGGGGTACGGGCGGGGTGCCAAGCAGGAATACATCCGCTTCCTGCGCATCGCCCGGGGGTCCGCTGCGGAACTGGAAACGCAGATCATGCTCTGCGAGGACCTGGGCTATCGTTTGGACTGCCTGGCCCTCCATGACAGCCTGGCCAGGTGTCGCCAACTCCTGAATGGCCTGCTGCGCTCCCTGCAGTAG
- a CDS encoding TIGR00266 family protein — MQNEVLYRPSYSLLRLVMEPGEAVLAESGAMVSMTPNIQVQTQARGGILGGLKRAVLGGESFFINTFTCAGSQGELTLAPSLPGDLIHVPMAGGTMMVQSGSFIASSPTVNTDTSWAGAKGFFSKEGLFLLKCEGQGDLFISSYGAIHMVELPAGAGYVVDTGHVVAFESTMTYNVRGVGGLKQTLFSGEGLVSEFVGPGRLYMQSRSFEAFLGVLIPKLPKQSSG; from the coding sequence ATGCAGAACGAAGTCCTGTACCGGCCGTCGTACTCGCTGCTGCGTCTGGTGATGGAGCCCGGGGAAGCTGTACTCGCCGAGTCGGGCGCCATGGTCTCCATGACCCCCAACATCCAGGTTCAGACCCAGGCCCGCGGCGGGATCCTGGGCGGGCTCAAGCGGGCGGTCCTCGGTGGCGAGAGCTTCTTCATCAACACCTTCACCTGCGCCGGCAGCCAGGGGGAGCTGACGCTGGCCCCGAGCCTGCCGGGCGATCTGATCCACGTGCCCATGGCCGGGGGAACCATGATGGTGCAGTCGGGGTCCTTCATAGCGAGTTCCCCGACGGTCAACACCGACACCTCGTGGGCCGGCGCCAAGGGCTTCTTCTCCAAGGAAGGCCTGTTCCTGCTCAAGTGCGAGGGCCAGGGCGACCTGTTCATCTCCAGCTACGGCGCCATCCACATGGTGGAGCTGCCGGCGGGCGCGGGGTACGTGGTAGACACCGGCCACGTCGTGGCCTTCGAGAGCACGATGACCTACAACGTGCGCGGCGTGGGCGGCCTGAAGCAGACGCTGTTCTCGGGTGAAGGGCTCGTCTCCGAGTTCGTCGGCCCGGGGCGGCTCTACATGCAGAGCCGCAGCTTCGAGGCCTTCCTGGGCGTACTCATCCCGAAGCTGCCGAAGCAGTCGAGCGGGTAA
- a CDS encoding ABC transporter ATP-binding protein/permease has protein sequence MGFGRGPGGHGHGRGHGGGPHGKRHPGDKSENDPPPLKITDRRMLAWFGKIIGPRWPIVAVAVLAMVIGAVLDTPVQAYLLRYLIDKGFLLRWPAAIVWSMGMIGLMFLGTNAMNAIRMNLMHVLGQRLLYETRVDTYRHLTELSLSYFHRNKTGDIMSRLSNDVNSVEDMVVHGTDEVISDGLRVLLSVGTMFAMNWHLALLSLIPLPVFLGAMYVFSRFVRPIYGKIREELGEINAQLEERIAGILVIKAFARERYEFDNFEGASRQYYEANVRAIRMWANFFPALSFITSVGMLLVMWRGGLMLSAGEKAATTGTIMSFVNLLQGFYWRFGGLVRVYDLYNRALAALARIFQVLEEKPEVEDKPDAAELQEVRGQVDLEGVTFRYQTGDIVLKDVNVSAKPGETIALVGRSGAGKTSLVNLIPRFYDPLEGIVRVDGVDVREVTQGSLRSHMAMVLQETFLFNGSVSENVRYGRLDATDEEVQAACVAAHADEFIQDLPEKYDTEIGERGVKLSGGQKQRLAIARALLADPRILILDEATSLVDTEAEQIIQKALENLMRQRTTFVIAHRLSTVRQADKIIVIDDGAVVEEADHETLMQRQGLYAEMVERQFRIAEDWGLQAGEGMIGPGG, from the coding sequence ATGGGCTTTGGGCGAGGACCGGGCGGCCACGGACACGGCCGCGGGCATGGCGGCGGCCCCCACGGCAAGCGCCACCCCGGTGACAAGAGCGAGAACGACCCGCCGCCGCTGAAGATCACCGACCGGCGGATGCTGGCGTGGTTCGGCAAGATCATCGGCCCACGCTGGCCCATCGTGGCTGTTGCCGTGCTGGCCATGGTGATCGGGGCGGTCCTGGACACCCCGGTCCAGGCCTACCTGCTGCGCTACCTCATAGACAAGGGCTTCCTGCTGCGTTGGCCCGCGGCGATCGTCTGGTCCATGGGGATGATCGGCCTGATGTTCCTGGGCACGAACGCCATGAACGCCATCCGCATGAACCTGATGCACGTGCTGGGCCAGCGTCTGCTGTATGAGACGCGCGTGGACACGTACCGGCACCTGACCGAGCTGTCCCTCAGCTACTTCCACCGCAACAAGACCGGCGACATCATGTCGCGGCTGTCCAACGACGTGAACTCCGTCGAGGACATGGTCGTGCACGGTACGGACGAGGTCATCAGCGATGGCCTCCGGGTGCTGCTGAGCGTCGGGACCATGTTCGCGATGAACTGGCACCTGGCGCTGCTGTCCCTGATCCCGCTGCCGGTGTTCCTGGGGGCCATGTACGTCTTCTCGAGGTTCGTGCGCCCGATCTATGGCAAGATCCGGGAAGAGCTGGGAGAGATCAACGCCCAGCTCGAGGAGCGCATCGCGGGGATCCTGGTCATCAAGGCCTTCGCGCGCGAGAGGTACGAGTTCGACAACTTCGAGGGCGCCAGCCGCCAGTACTATGAGGCGAATGTCCGCGCCATCCGCATGTGGGCCAACTTCTTCCCGGCGCTGAGCTTCATCACGTCTGTCGGGATGCTGCTGGTCATGTGGCGCGGGGGCCTGATGCTGAGCGCCGGCGAAAAGGCCGCCACCACCGGCACCATCATGTCCTTCGTGAATCTGCTGCAGGGCTTCTACTGGCGCTTTGGCGGCCTGGTGCGCGTCTACGACCTGTACAACCGCGCCCTGGCGGCCCTGGCGCGCATCTTCCAGGTGCTGGAGGAGAAGCCGGAAGTCGAGGACAAGCCCGACGCCGCCGAACTGCAGGAAGTCCGGGGGCAGGTGGACCTGGAAGGTGTGACCTTCCGCTACCAGACCGGCGACATCGTGCTCAAGGATGTCAACGTCAGCGCCAAGCCGGGAGAGACGATCGCCCTGGTAGGGCGCAGCGGCGCCGGCAAAACCAGCCTCGTCAACCTCATCCCGCGCTTCTACGACCCCCTCGAAGGCATTGTCCGCGTGGACGGGGTAGACGTGCGCGAGGTCACCCAGGGGTCACTGCGCTCGCACATGGCCATGGTGCTGCAGGAGACCTTCCTGTTCAACGGCAGCGTCAGCGAGAACGTGCGCTACGGGCGGCTTGACGCGACCGACGAGGAGGTCCAGGCGGCCTGCGTGGCGGCCCATGCCGATGAGTTCATCCAGGACCTGCCCGAGAAGTACGACACCGAGATCGGCGAGCGCGGCGTGAAGCTGTCGGGCGGGCAGAAGCAGCGCCTGGCCATCGCCCGCGCCCTGCTGGCCGACCCCCGCATTCTCATTCTCGACGAGGCCACCTCGCTGGTGGACACCGAGGCCGAGCAGATCATCCAGAAGGCGCTGGAGAACCTGATGCGGCAGCGAACCACCTTCGTCATCGCCCACCGCCTGTCCACGGTGCGCCAGGCCGACAAGATCATCGTCATTGACGACGGCGCGGTGGTGGAGGAGGCCGACCACGAGACCCTCATGCAGCGGCAGGGCCTGTACGCCGAGATGGTCGAGCGGCAGTTCCGCATCGCTGAGGACTGGGGTCTGCAGGCCGGCGAGGGGATGATCGGGCCCGGGGGGTAG